From one Henriciella marina DSM 19595 genomic stretch:
- the mraY gene encoding phospho-N-acetylmuramoyl-pentapeptide-transferase yields the protein MLYELLAADDGLFRLFNYTTFRTGGAIVTAFLFSVLTGDWVIAKLRQRQGKGQPIRDLSLEAQLEKRGTPTMGGFLIWIGVLLGTFLWADLSNPYIWTVLFVTVGFAFLGFLDDYAKVTKQTDAGVSAQVRLMVEFLIAALAGAFIMGLHGANTPLGHAEWGPLNDVAQYIASLAPQTSLEPNDQSFSGGVAVPFVNDYFVPLGGFFIIFAMVVIVGSANAVNFTDGLDGLAIVPVIFAGGSYALIAYLTGNIIFADYLGIQYTPGAGEMGVLLGAMLGAGMGFLWFNAYPATVFMGDTGSLGLGGLIGVVAVAVKHEFALAIVGGLFVIEALSVMIQVGWFKITKRLTGTGKRVFLMAPLHHHFQKENWPETKVVVRFWILSVLFALAGLATLKLR from the coding sequence ATGCTGTATGAGCTTCTGGCAGCGGATGACGGACTTTTCCGTCTTTTCAACTACACGACGTTTCGCACCGGCGGCGCGATTGTCACCGCCTTCCTCTTTTCGGTCCTGACCGGGGACTGGGTTATTGCCAAGCTTCGCCAGCGTCAGGGCAAGGGCCAGCCGATCCGCGATCTGTCGCTCGAGGCCCAGCTTGAAAAGCGCGGCACCCCCACAATGGGCGGTTTCCTGATCTGGATTGGTGTCCTCCTAGGGACCTTCCTCTGGGCCGACCTCAGCAATCCCTACATCTGGACCGTTCTCTTCGTGACGGTCGGCTTCGCCTTCCTCGGTTTCCTCGACGATTATGCGAAAGTGACCAAACAGACCGATGCAGGCGTCTCGGCGCAGGTCCGGCTCATGGTCGAGTTTCTTATCGCCGCCCTCGCCGGTGCTTTCATCATGGGGCTGCACGGCGCCAATACGCCGCTCGGCCATGCTGAATGGGGCCCGCTTAATGATGTGGCGCAGTATATCGCGTCACTGGCCCCTCAGACGTCGCTCGAGCCGAATGATCAGAGCTTCTCTGGTGGCGTCGCTGTTCCCTTCGTGAATGACTATTTCGTCCCGCTGGGCGGGTTCTTTATTATCTTTGCGATGGTCGTCATCGTTGGTTCGGCCAATGCGGTGAACTTCACCGACGGCCTGGATGGCCTTGCCATTGTGCCGGTAATCTTTGCGGGCGGGTCATATGCGCTGATCGCCTATCTGACCGGCAACATCATTTTCGCCGATTATCTCGGCATCCAGTACACGCCGGGCGCCGGTGAGATGGGCGTCCTGCTGGGGGCCATGCTTGGTGCCGGGATGGGCTTTCTCTGGTTCAATGCCTACCCGGCAACCGTCTTCATGGGGGACACAGGCTCGCTTGGACTTGGCGGCCTGATTGGCGTCGTCGCCGTTGCCGTAAAGCATGAGTTTGCGCTCGCCATTGTCGGCGGGCTCTTTGTCATTGAGGCGCTGTCGGTGATGATCCAGGTTGGCTGGTTCAAGATCACCAAGCGCCTCACCGGAACCGGCAAGCGCGTCTTCCTGATGGCGCCGCTCCATCACCACTTCCAGAAAGAGAACTGGCCGGAGACGAAAGTCGTCGTCCGTTTCTGGATCCTGTCGGTCCTCTTCGCCCTTGCGGGCCTTGCCACACTGAAGCTGAGGTAG
- a CDS encoding DUF3291 domain-containing protein, protein MEMHLAQLNVGRLVAPTDDPRVKDFMDNLDFVNGLGRRMPGFVWMMEGSGEPGTGNTEVKVGGDPRQVSNLTVWTDVESLEQFVWGTVHKKFYERRKEWFEVMGDMHFVMWWIPVHHQPTLEEALGRLERLRANGDSDEAFGWSWLKQARMHKTHACRPAA, encoded by the coding sequence ATGGAAATGCATCTCGCCCAACTCAATGTCGGCCGTCTTGTGGCGCCGACCGATGATCCGCGTGTGAAGGATTTCATGGACAATCTCGACTTCGTGAACGGGCTCGGCAGGCGGATGCCCGGCTTTGTCTGGATGATGGAAGGCTCCGGTGAACCCGGCACCGGAAATACCGAGGTCAAGGTCGGGGGCGACCCGCGACAGGTCTCAAATCTTACCGTGTGGACAGACGTTGAAAGTCTGGAGCAGTTCGTCTGGGGAACCGTGCACAAGAAATTCTATGAACGCCGGAAGGAATGGTTCGAGGTGATGGGCGACATGCATTTTGTCATGTGGTGGATACCAGTCCATCACCAGCCTACGCTGGAGGAAGCCCTTGGGCGCCTGGAGAGGCTGCGCGCCAATGGCGACAGCGACGAGGCTTTTGGCTGGAGCTGGTTGAAACAGGCCAGAATGCACAAGACCCACGCCTGCCGGCCAGCCGCCTAG
- a CDS encoding UDP-N-acetylmuramoyl-tripeptide--D-alanyl-D-alanine ligase: protein MTARLWTSDEIAAATGGSASAPFEAAGVSIDTRSLAPGDIFVALKDVRDGHEFVARAFEAGASAALVSRKVEGVSGPLLIVNDVMTALEDWGLAARKRATKARRIAVTGSVGKTSVKEMIARIFRGQGPAHWSVKSFNNHWGVPLTLARMPAGTQNAVFEIGMSTPGEIAPRSNMVAPHVSIITRIAPAHLEGLGSIEGVAREKADIAAGLEPGGVVVLPAHDEMLPALIARVRELQPNARFAFFGPKDACKQAEQTHGAASVAIVDAYNTVKGASQIDVSLNSDTLSVTIDAVGRHWADNVACASLAVSLAGGIDMQGAAADLSGYAPPPGRGTAEILKLPDGGQFTLIDDAYNANPASMRAALSGLAARDGGRRLAALGEMLEVGETSQKEHNALSKPVIEADVSATFLAGRGMQVLQASLESQIESHWAEKADGLDSAVKNSLKDGDLLLIKGSNASGMGKLADRLRQWSKTADEQVMDSGPDRAARGRDAV from the coding sequence ATGACGGCACGCCTCTGGACGTCAGATGAGATCGCGGCCGCGACTGGCGGATCAGCGAGCGCGCCGTTTGAGGCGGCCGGGGTCTCTATCGATACGCGCTCGCTCGCGCCCGGCGACATTTTCGTTGCGTTGAAGGATGTGCGCGACGGGCATGAGTTTGTCGCACGCGCGTTTGAAGCTGGCGCCAGCGCCGCGCTGGTCAGCCGCAAGGTCGAGGGCGTCTCGGGCCCGCTGCTCATCGTAAATGACGTCATGACGGCGCTGGAAGACTGGGGGCTTGCAGCAAGGAAGCGTGCCACCAAAGCCCGCCGGATCGCGGTGACGGGCTCTGTCGGCAAGACCAGCGTCAAGGAAATGATCGCCCGCATCTTTCGCGGGCAGGGGCCAGCACACTGGTCGGTAAAGAGCTTCAATAATCACTGGGGCGTCCCGCTGACGCTCGCGCGGATGCCTGCCGGCACACAGAATGCCGTCTTCGAAATCGGCATGTCGACGCCCGGCGAAATCGCGCCGCGCTCAAACATGGTCGCGCCGCATGTCAGCATCATCACGCGGATCGCCCCGGCCCACCTTGAGGGGCTTGGATCCATTGAGGGTGTGGCGCGGGAAAAGGCGGATATCGCGGCCGGGCTTGAGCCGGGCGGGGTCGTTGTCCTGCCCGCGCATGATGAGATGCTGCCTGCGCTGATCGCGCGCGTCAGAGAGCTTCAACCGAATGCCCGCTTTGCGTTCTTCGGCCCCAAAGATGCATGCAAACAGGCCGAACAAACCCATGGCGCCGCATCTGTTGCCATCGTGGACGCTTACAACACCGTCAAAGGTGCCAGCCAGATCGACGTGTCCCTCAATTCGGACACCCTAAGCGTCACCATCGACGCGGTTGGCCGTCACTGGGCGGATAATGTCGCCTGCGCCTCGCTGGCAGTCTCCCTCGCCGGGGGTATTGATATGCAGGGCGCCGCTGCCGACCTCTCCGGCTACGCACCTCCTCCGGGCCGGGGCACCGCCGAAATTCTCAAACTGCCAGATGGCGGACAATTCACGCTCATCGACGACGCCTACAATGCCAACCCTGCCTCCATGCGGGCGGCGCTCTCCGGGCTCGCTGCTCGCGACGGTGGCAGGCGTCTCGCAGCGCTCGGCGAAATGCTCGAAGTTGGTGAGACGTCGCAAAAAGAACACAACGCGCTCTCGAAACCTGTAATTGAGGCTGACGTAAGCGCAACCTTCCTTGCCGGGCGCGGAATGCAGGTGCTGCAGGCCTCTCTCGAATCACAGATAGAATCGCATTGGGCCGAGAAAGCTGACGGTCTGGACTCGGCGGTAAAAAACTCGCTGAAAGACGGTGATCTCCTCTTGATCAAAGGCTCGAATGCCTCCGGGATGGGCAAGCTCGCAGACAGGTTGCGCCAGTGGAGCAAGACCGCAGACGAGCAGGTGATGGATAGCGGCCCGGACAGGGCAGCAAGGGGTCGTGATGCTGTATGA
- a CDS encoding peptidoglycan D,D-transpeptidase FtsI family protein yields MSDLAIVSEAERSALRARLVSLALCVGFAAVTMKAGLVALAGPSGQSGVAQVFEEPVRRADIVDRHGVLLATSVNVYSLFADPRAIWEPQVVAEGIGSVFPDMDVDALTARLSDNSRAFVWIKRGLTPRQYKAVFELNLEGLGFREENRRVYPRRSLAGHVLGYAGTDGQGLAGVEYALDEKLAAGGEPLRLTIDSSIQHMLETELSTAAVEYEIEGGAGIVLDARRGEVLGLASWPPIDPNRAHTLAGDDPSRTNRAVNSVYELGSVFKPITVAAGIDTGAIRPSDNFDVEEPIVISGRRISDSHRIPGPLSPSQIVSESSNIGTVKVALMLGARRQQDILQNLGLFDRSTVELAGSADPIVPSRFDDIHAATVSYGHGIAVSPVSFAGAFGMFANGGEVVETTIIADHEGERGVRRVVSAPTAALVTQMLREAVVDGTGGQAEVAGYRVAGKTGTAEKPVAGGYSDNANIASFAAVFPSDRPEYVVLIVLDSPKAAVGRGRTAAWNAAPTAGRVIDRIAPSLGVEPRFDDPGSYESPLVRSVAERRNSL; encoded by the coding sequence ATGAGCGACCTGGCTATCGTATCAGAGGCTGAAAGATCGGCGCTTCGCGCACGGCTCGTCTCGCTTGCACTATGTGTCGGCTTCGCGGCTGTCACCATGAAGGCGGGACTCGTCGCGCTTGCCGGGCCATCAGGCCAGAGCGGGGTTGCGCAAGTCTTCGAAGAGCCTGTTCGCCGGGCCGACATCGTCGACCGCCACGGCGTACTTCTGGCAACATCCGTCAACGTCTATTCGCTCTTTGCTGATCCACGCGCCATCTGGGAGCCGCAAGTGGTTGCCGAAGGCATTGGAAGCGTCTTCCCGGACATGGATGTCGATGCGCTGACCGCGCGCCTCTCCGACAACAGCCGCGCTTTTGTCTGGATCAAGCGCGGGCTGACACCGCGCCAGTACAAGGCCGTCTTTGAGCTTAACCTCGAAGGCCTTGGCTTTCGCGAAGAAAACCGCCGCGTCTATCCGCGACGCTCGCTTGCAGGCCATGTGCTTGGCTATGCCGGGACGGACGGGCAGGGTCTGGCGGGCGTCGAGTATGCCCTCGATGAAAAGCTTGCCGCTGGCGGCGAGCCGCTTCGGCTGACCATCGATTCCAGTATTCAGCACATGCTGGAAACAGAGCTTTCTACCGCAGCGGTCGAGTACGAGATCGAAGGCGGCGCGGGGATTGTCCTCGATGCGCGCCGCGGTGAGGTGCTCGGTCTGGCGAGCTGGCCGCCAATCGATCCAAACCGCGCCCATACGCTTGCCGGCGATGACCCGTCGCGGACCAATCGCGCGGTCAATTCAGTGTATGAGCTTGGATCTGTCTTCAAGCCGATCACGGTGGCTGCCGGCATCGATACCGGCGCAATTCGTCCCTCCGACAATTTCGACGTCGAAGAGCCAATCGTCATCTCCGGCCGCAGGATTTCCGACTCTCACCGTATCCCCGGGCCGCTTTCCCCGTCGCAGATCGTCTCGGAAAGCTCGAATATCGGCACGGTGAAAGTCGCTCTGATGCTGGGGGCACGCCGCCAGCAGGATATCCTCCAGAACCTCGGCCTGTTTGATCGCTCCACGGTCGAGCTTGCCGGAAGCGCCGACCCGATTGTGCCGTCGCGGTTCGACGATATCCACGCAGCGACGGTCAGTTATGGCCACGGCATCGCCGTCTCCCCCGTCTCGTTCGCGGGCGCATTCGGCATGTTTGCTAATGGTGGGGAGGTGGTTGAGACGACCATCATCGCTGACCATGAAGGCGAGCGCGGCGTCCGCCGTGTCGTTTCCGCACCAACCGCCGCACTTGTCACGCAGATGCTGCGGGAAGCTGTGGTGGACGGGACGGGTGGGCAGGCGGAAGTCGCCGGATACCGTGTGGCCGGGAAGACCGGCACCGCCGAAAAACCGGTCGCGGGTGGCTATTCCGACAATGCCAATATCGCCTCCTTCGCGGCGGTCTTTCCCTCAGATCGTCCTGAATATGTCGTATTGATCGTGCTTGACTCGCCCAAGGCCGCTGTCGGCCGCGGACGCACAGCGGCCTGGAATGCCGCGCCAACCGCAGGCCGGGTCATCGACCGGATTGCCCCCTCGCTGGGTGTCGAGCCGAGATTTGATGATCCGGGTAGCTATGAGAGCCCGCTCGTACGCTCTGTGGCGGAGAGAAGGAATTCACTATGA
- the murG gene encoding undecaprenyldiphospho-muramoylpentapeptide beta-N-acetylglucosaminyltransferase has product MTDKPLVIIAAGGTGGHMFPAAAFAEEMRARGWQVGLISDARGLSYAGSFPADWKEEVAAASPNIRKPWTLPSAVLKIWRGIGRANSLMKSRKPALVAGFGGYPAFPALSAARRCKVPIIVHEQNAVLGRVNRQFASKAAFVASGFPRLDKLPAGVRHEPVGNPVRAPIAVMRDAPFPQTSGDLNIFITGGSQGARILGQIIPLAIAFHTPAPLRARLNIVQQVREEQLDEVRAIYEEVGLRHELRPFFADMPERLAAAHLIIARSGAGTVSEIAAVGRPSILIPLKIAMDDHQAANAEALVDVDAADVILEDNLYPNLLGELIKVRLENGEELETRAARAREAGTITAAQDLASLAEKAAIS; this is encoded by the coding sequence ATGACTGATAAACCTCTTGTCATCATCGCCGCTGGCGGAACGGGCGGGCATATGTTCCCTGCGGCCGCCTTTGCTGAAGAGATGCGGGCGCGCGGCTGGCAGGTCGGCCTGATCAGCGATGCGCGCGGGCTCTCCTATGCGGGCAGCTTTCCAGCCGACTGGAAGGAAGAAGTCGCTGCCGCCAGCCCGAACATCCGCAAGCCATGGACGCTGCCATCCGCTGTCCTGAAAATCTGGCGCGGCATCGGCCGTGCCAACAGTCTGATGAAGTCCAGAAAGCCCGCGCTCGTTGCTGGCTTCGGGGGCTATCCGGCCTTTCCGGCCCTTAGCGCTGCGCGCCGGTGCAAGGTGCCCATAATCGTCCATGAGCAAAACGCGGTTCTTGGCCGGGTAAACCGCCAGTTTGCGTCAAAGGCCGCGTTTGTCGCTTCAGGCTTCCCGCGTCTCGACAAGCTGCCCGCTGGCGTACGACATGAGCCAGTTGGCAACCCGGTCCGCGCGCCGATTGCGGTCATGCGCGACGCGCCATTCCCGCAGACCAGTGGCGACCTGAATATCTTCATCACCGGCGGCAGTCAGGGTGCCCGTATCCTCGGCCAGATCATCCCGCTCGCGATTGCGTTTCACACGCCAGCGCCGCTCCGCGCGCGCCTCAACATCGTCCAGCAGGTGCGCGAGGAACAGCTGGATGAGGTCCGCGCCATCTATGAAGAGGTCGGGCTTCGCCATGAGTTGCGGCCCTTCTTTGCAGACATGCCGGAACGCCTTGCCGCAGCGCACCTGATCATTGCGCGTTCTGGCGCGGGCACGGTCAGTGAGATCGCCGCCGTCGGGCGCCCGTCCATCCTCATCCCGCTCAAGATCGCGATGGATGATCACCAGGCCGCAAATGCCGAAGCCCTCGTCGATGTGGATGCCGCCGATGTGATCCTCGAGGACAATCTCTACCCGAACCTCCTTGGTGAGCTCATCAAGGTGCGGCTGGAGAATGGCGAAGAGCTGGAAACGCGCGCTGCTCGGGCGAGGGAAGCTGGCACCATCACCGCCGCGCAGGATCTTGCCAGTCTGGCTGAGAAGGCTGCGATAAGCTAG
- the murD gene encoding UDP-N-acetylmuramoyl-L-alanine--D-glutamate ligase has protein sequence MIAITEYAGRDVAVYGLGRTGLAAARALKAGKAKVHAWDDNEASRAKAEAEGIPISDLNKRDWQNFAALVLSPGIPFTHPQPHRLVRLAQMTNVPVVGDMELFARAVQSLPERSRPTIIGITGTNGKSTTTALIGHILKECGLDVRVGGNIGTGVLDLAPLHANACYVLELSSYQLDLVKSLHCDVSVLLNMSPDHLDRHGGMEGYVAAKKRIFRNQGRGDTAVIAVDDKYTQAIAMDLAGRGDMRLARVSSEFALGRGISAIDGKLFDSLASNAVRVGDLGESATLPGRHNWQNAAAAYATCRALGLDPGRIFAAITTFPGLAHRMEQVGQIDGVRFVNDSKATNAQAAEQALRAYPRVYWIAGGQAKAGGIDPLLPLMDHVAKAYLIGEAADDFARSLDGKADYEATGTLEKAVGRALEDAKASGEDNPIILLSPACASFDQFKDFEARGQCFREAVETLGGDALRPVMRESA, from the coding sequence ATGATCGCCATTACCGAATATGCTGGAAGAGACGTTGCGGTGTACGGCCTTGGCCGGACAGGCCTCGCGGCTGCGCGCGCTCTGAAAGCCGGTAAGGCGAAAGTCCATGCCTGGGACGACAATGAGGCCTCGCGCGCAAAAGCAGAGGCCGAAGGCATTCCAATCTCTGATCTGAACAAGCGTGACTGGCAGAACTTTGCGGCGCTCGTCCTGTCACCCGGCATCCCCTTTACCCATCCCCAGCCGCATCGCCTGGTTCGTCTCGCGCAGATGACCAATGTGCCAGTTGTCGGCGATATGGAGCTTTTCGCCCGCGCGGTTCAGTCCCTGCCAGAGCGCAGCCGCCCGACAATTATCGGCATCACAGGCACCAACGGCAAATCGACGACGACGGCGCTGATCGGCCATATCCTGAAGGAATGCGGCCTCGATGTGCGGGTCGGCGGCAATATCGGCACAGGCGTGCTGGACCTTGCCCCACTTCACGCCAATGCCTGCTATGTGCTGGAGCTTTCCTCCTATCAGCTCGATCTCGTCAAAAGCCTGCACTGCGATGTGTCAGTGCTGCTCAACATGTCGCCGGACCATCTCGACCGTCATGGCGGCATGGAGGGCTATGTCGCCGCCAAGAAGCGCATCTTCCGCAATCAGGGGCGCGGCGACACAGCCGTCATCGCGGTCGATGACAAGTACACGCAGGCCATCGCGATGGACCTTGCCGGTCGCGGCGACATGCGTCTGGCGCGTGTGTCTTCTGAGTTTGCGCTCGGCCGCGGCATCAGTGCCATTGATGGAAAACTGTTCGACAGCCTTGCCAGCAATGCCGTTCGCGTCGGCGACCTTGGCGAGTCCGCGACGCTGCCGGGCCGCCATAACTGGCAGAATGCAGCCGCCGCCTATGCCACCTGCCGGGCGCTCGGCCTCGATCCGGGACGCATCTTTGCCGCTATCACAACCTTTCCCGGTCTCGCGCACCGTATGGAGCAGGTCGGCCAGATCGACGGCGTGCGCTTCGTCAACGACTCCAAGGCCACAAATGCGCAGGCGGCCGAGCAGGCCCTTCGCGCCTATCCCCGCGTCTACTGGATCGCAGGCGGGCAGGCCAAAGCTGGCGGTATCGATCCGCTCCTGCCGCTTATGGATCATGTTGCAAAAGCCTATCTGATCGGGGAGGCGGCTGACGACTTCGCGCGCTCGCTCGATGGCAAAGCCGACTATGAGGCGACCGGTACGCTGGAAAAGGCCGTGGGCAGAGCGCTTGAGGATGCAAAAGCGTCTGGCGAAGACAATCCCATCATCCTCCTGTCGCCTGCCTGTGCGAGCTTTGATCAATTCAAGGATTTCGAGGCGCGCGGGCAGTGTTTCCGTGAAGCCGTCGAGACGCTTGGCGGGGATGCGCTCCGTCCTGTCATGCGGGAATCGGCATGA
- a CDS encoding peptidoglycan glycosyltransferase FtsW: MTVSAGNTLVLPRSERSIVTEWRLSVDWRIFAASLTLLGLGLMLSLAAGPPAAERLGFDDPYHFVKRHCVYAAGAAVVLVGSSMLTQVWVRRAAALIFAVSFLFLAAILVVGYEAKGAERWVNIAGFTLQPSEFVKPVLIVLTGWLLAQRRLFPGGPWALIALVFYVVVLGLLLLQPDVGQSALLTAAFIATFFISGLPWRWAAAFFAGGVALSGALYGLLPHVRYRVNSFINPSEYDTFQIDKASEAIARGGFLGAGPGEGTVKSSLPDAHTDFIYAVLGEEFGYVAALLVIGLYGYICWRGLRAASRVLDPYPRAAAAGLFTLFGLQAAINIAVNVSLIPPKGMTLPFISYGGSSMIGIALTLGLGLALIRRQSVAAWGRHD, translated from the coding sequence ATGACGGTATCGGCTGGCAATACGCTTGTCCTGCCGCGGTCAGAGCGCTCAATCGTCACCGAATGGCGCCTAAGCGTGGATTGGCGCATTTTCGCGGCCTCTCTCACGCTTCTTGGTCTCGGTCTGATGCTGTCGCTTGCGGCGGGGCCGCCAGCGGCCGAACGGCTCGGCTTCGATGACCCGTATCATTTCGTAAAGCGTCACTGCGTCTATGCGGCAGGCGCTGCTGTTGTGCTCGTCGGCTCCAGCATGCTGACGCAGGTCTGGGTCCGCCGCGCCGCCGCGCTCATCTTTGCGGTTTCATTCCTGTTCCTGGCTGCCATTCTCGTCGTCGGGTATGAGGCAAAGGGCGCTGAGCGCTGGGTGAACATTGCCGGGTTCACGCTGCAGCCATCTGAATTCGTAAAGCCTGTTCTGATTGTGCTGACCGGCTGGCTTCTGGCCCAGCGGCGCCTGTTTCCGGGCGGACCCTGGGCGCTGATCGCGCTTGTCTTCTACGTTGTGGTGCTCGGCCTTCTGCTGCTTCAGCCGGACGTTGGCCAGTCGGCGCTCCTTACAGCAGCCTTCATCGCTACCTTTTTCATTTCAGGTCTGCCATGGCGCTGGGCGGCAGCGTTCTTCGCGGGCGGTGTCGCGCTGAGCGGTGCGCTTTACGGGCTGCTGCCGCATGTTCGCTACCGGGTGAACAGCTTCATCAACCCATCTGAGTACGACACCTTTCAGATCGACAAGGCCTCAGAAGCCATTGCGCGCGGCGGATTCCTTGGTGCTGGCCCGGGCGAGGGGACGGTAAAGTCCAGCCTGCCTGATGCGCATACCGACTTCATCTATGCCGTGCTCGGTGAGGAGTTTGGCTATGTGGCTGCCCTCCTGGTGATCGGGCTTTATGGCTATATCTGCTGGCGAGGTCTTCGGGCCGCGTCCCGTGTACTTGACCCTTATCCGCGCGCCGCTGCGGCTGGGCTCTTTACGCTTTTCGGGCTGCAGGCGGCCATCAATATTGCGGTCAATGTCAGCCTCATCCCGCCAAAGGGCATGACGCTTCCCTTTATCTCCTATGGTGGCTCCTCGATGATCGGGATTGCGCTGACGCTCGGTCTCGGCCTGGCCCTCATCAGGCGGCAAAGCGTGGCGGCATGGGGCCGGCATGACTGA
- a CDS encoding UDP-N-acetylmuramoyl-L-alanyl-D-glutamate--2,6-diaminopimelate ligase has protein sequence MNLAALFPGKTVPATLEVTGLTADSRKVAPGFVFAALQGVAADGRKFIPQAIEKGAVAIIGYDLPDTGSAVAIEVDEPRLALALASAAFYARQPQHVVAVTGTNGKSSTVDFLRQIWESAGITAASMGTLGAIGPQGHIDLGHTTPDPVAIHATLAKLADQGVTHCAMEASSHGLVQYRLDAVKLTAGAFTNLTQDHLDYHADMDDYRAAKMRLFTELLPAGSPAIINADSTERAAFEASAKGHGLKPVSVGWRGDDLKIAELMPKATGQTLFLRWRGEEVEVDLPLIGEFQALNALTAAGLALSLGASLDGVCKGLSGLKTVKGRLEFVGETAEGAGVFVDYAHTPDGLDTLIRAARPHTAGRLFVIFGCGGDRDRKKRPLMGEVAVKQADVVIVTDDNPRSEDAAEIRKAVLAGAKGAEEIGDRGEAIRRAVSQLEAGDTLLIAGKGHETGQIVGDTVHPFSDQDTALAALKGRAS, from the coding sequence ATGAACCTTGCTGCCCTGTTCCCCGGAAAGACTGTGCCCGCAACCCTTGAGGTGACGGGCCTTACCGCTGACAGCCGCAAGGTCGCGCCGGGCTTTGTCTTTGCTGCACTACAGGGCGTGGCGGCAGACGGGCGCAAATTCATTCCGCAGGCCATCGAAAAAGGCGCGGTCGCCATCATCGGTTATGACCTGCCTGATACCGGCAGTGCGGTCGCCATAGAGGTCGATGAACCACGCCTTGCGCTGGCACTGGCATCGGCAGCGTTCTATGCGCGCCAGCCGCAGCACGTCGTGGCCGTCACCGGCACGAACGGGAAAAGCTCGACCGTCGATTTCCTCCGCCAGATCTGGGAAAGCGCCGGCATCACGGCGGCGTCGATGGGGACGCTCGGCGCAATCGGGCCGCAAGGCCATATCGACCTTGGCCACACCACGCCGGACCCGGTTGCGATCCATGCGACGCTGGCAAAGCTTGCCGATCAGGGCGTCACCCATTGCGCGATGGAGGCCTCCTCGCACGGGCTCGTCCAGTATCGCCTAGATGCGGTGAAGCTGACGGCAGGCGCCTTCACCAACCTCACCCAGGACCATCTCGATTACCATGCGGATATGGATGACTACCGCGCCGCAAAGATGCGCCTCTTCACAGAGCTTCTGCCAGCCGGTTCGCCCGCCATCATCAATGCTGACAGTACTGAGCGCGCCGCCTTCGAGGCCAGTGCGAAAGGGCATGGTCTCAAGCCTGTCTCGGTCGGGTGGCGCGGAGACGATCTGAAGATTGCCGAGCTGATGCCGAAGGCGACGGGCCAGACCCTGTTCCTGAGATGGCGCGGCGAGGAGGTCGAGGTCGACCTGCCGCTGATCGGTGAGTTCCAGGCCCTTAACGCGCTGACCGCCGCAGGCCTCGCCCTGTCGCTGGGCGCGAGCCTCGATGGTGTCTGCAAAGGGCTTTCCGGGCTGAAGACCGTAAAGGGGCGCCTCGAATTTGTTGGCGAGACTGCTGAGGGCGCAGGCGTCTTCGTCGATTATGCGCACACGCCAGACGGGCTCGACACGCTTATCCGCGCAGCGCGTCCGCACACGGCTGGCCGCCTCTTCGTGATTTTCGGTTGCGGCGGCGACCGCGACCGCAAGAAACGCCCGTTGATGGGCGAGGTCGCCGTGAAGCAGGCCGATGTCGTCATCGTCACCGATGACAATCCACGCTCGGAAGACGCCGCAGAGATCCGCAAGGCGGTGCTGGCCGGGGCGAAAGGCGCCGAAGAGATCGGCGATCGCGGAGAGGCTATCCGCCGCGCCGTCTCCCAGCTTGAGGCAGGCGATACGCTGCTCATCGCTGGCAAGGGCCACGAAACCGGACAGATTGTCGGCGATACGGTGCATCCCTTTTCTGACCAGGACACCGCGCTTGCGGCCCTGAAGGGGCGTGCATCATGA